The following proteins are encoded in a genomic region of Paenibacillus sp. FSL R7-0273:
- the mutS gene encoding DNA mismatch repair protein MutS yields the protein MAKYTPMMEQYLKVKEGAKDAFLFFRLGDFYEMFFEDAILASKELEIALTGRQGGTDEKIPMCGVPYHAAEGYIQRLIEKGYKVAICEQLDDPAVTKGMVRRDIVRVVTPGTVMDGKILTDKSNNYLVCVTEEDGMLALAACDLTTGELYVTSVLSGSEWLRDEIGIYEPAEIIGDAALLDQLRSEASLLAKPVVYTPWDKKEEELARRQFGEAAWVRLEKERGSCLALLISYLSETQRRSLGQLSQISPYEPGNYMILDPFTRRNLELTETVRERSKKGSLLWLLDRTETSMGGRLLRRRIDKPLLQRAPIERRLEAVDYLYNQFIEREDLRGALKEIYDLERLVGRIAFGSANGRDMNALKLSLDQIPALKEMCLSSGSSTLRDIAASMDVCAELRDDIDSAIVEDPPVSVRDGNIIRTGYHERLDELREASTSGKQWLAELEAKERTATGIKSLKIGFNKVFGYYIEVTRSNLSSLPEGRYERKQTLANAERFVTPELKEKEALILEAEDKMTDIEYSLFTELRDRIAAQIPRLQALAEKVAEIDVYQCLAAVSAEHRFVKPKLSDGYDLRLEGGRHPVVEAVLKDSSFMANGSTLTRDDGNILLITGPNMAGKSTYMRQVALICILAQIGCFVPASSAEVPLIDRIFTRIGAADDLIGGQSTFMVEMADIQVMTEKATARSLIIIDELGRGTSTSEGMAIAQAVIEYVHDTIACKALVSTHFHELAHLEQSLGGLRNYSMAVQESGDKVNFLRKLVPGAADSSYGIYCARLAGLPEGIIDRAYGLLQSIEQAAPPGSAALNYGGSAGGGLGSQVKEASQPSGELHSAQDTQSTRLAEPEAQSAGHAHPAAAAFGGGSAYAEAAASLASVEESAGQEVVQLSIFGEEEPRKGRKGGADAAAAPAKENPVLKELVAAVQGADLMNMTPLQAMGLLNELKQKAKGL from the coding sequence ATGGCTAAATATACGCCGATGATGGAGCAGTATTTGAAGGTTAAGGAAGGGGCGAAGGACGCGTTCCTTTTTTTCCGGCTGGGCGATTTCTATGAAATGTTCTTTGAGGATGCGATCCTTGCCTCGAAGGAGCTTGAGATAGCATTAACCGGCCGCCAGGGCGGCACCGATGAGAAAATTCCGATGTGCGGAGTGCCTTATCATGCGGCCGAAGGTTACATACAGCGTCTGATTGAAAAAGGCTACAAGGTCGCGATCTGCGAGCAGCTCGACGATCCTGCGGTAACGAAGGGCATGGTGCGGCGCGATATTGTACGCGTGGTCACACCCGGGACTGTCATGGACGGTAAAATTCTTACGGATAAAAGCAATAATTACCTCGTCTGTGTCACTGAGGAAGACGGGATGCTGGCGCTGGCAGCCTGCGATCTGACAACTGGTGAGCTGTATGTGACCTCTGTCCTGTCCGGTTCAGAATGGCTGCGCGATGAGATCGGCATCTATGAGCCGGCAGAAATTATCGGGGATGCGGCATTGCTGGACCAACTGCGCAGCGAGGCGTCATTGCTGGCCAAGCCGGTGGTGTACACTCCGTGGGATAAAAAAGAAGAAGAGCTGGCCCGCCGCCAGTTCGGCGAAGCTGCCTGGGTCCGGCTGGAGAAGGAGCGGGGCAGCTGCCTGGCGCTGCTGATCTCCTATTTAAGTGAAACCCAGCGCCGCTCGCTTGGACAGCTTAGCCAGATTTCGCCGTATGAGCCGGGCAACTATATGATTCTTGACCCGTTCACCCGCCGCAATCTGGAGCTTACTGAAACGGTGCGCGAACGCTCGAAGAAGGGCTCGCTGCTCTGGCTGCTGGACCGTACCGAAACCTCAATGGGCGGACGCCTGCTGCGCCGCAGAATTGACAAGCCGCTGCTGCAGCGCGCGCCGATAGAGCGGCGGCTGGAAGCCGTCGACTATCTCTATAACCAGTTTATTGAACGCGAGGACCTGCGCGGCGCCCTGAAGGAGATTTATGATCTGGAGCGGCTTGTCGGACGGATTGCCTTCGGCAGTGCCAACGGCCGCGACATGAACGCCCTTAAGCTGTCTCTGGACCAGATTCCGGCATTGAAGGAGATGTGCCTGAGCTCCGGCTCGTCAACACTGCGGGATATTGCGGCTTCGATGGATGTGTGCGCCGAGCTGCGTGATGATATTGACTCAGCCATTGTGGAGGATCCGCCGGTATCCGTGAGGGATGGCAACATTATCCGGACCGGCTACCATGAACGTCTGGACGAGCTGCGTGAAGCCAGCACCAGCGGCAAGCAGTGGCTCGCTGAGCTTGAAGCGAAGGAGCGTACAGCTACAGGCATTAAGTCGCTGAAGATCGGCTTCAACAAAGTATTTGGCTATTATATAGAAGTTACCCGTTCCAACCTGTCCTCTTTGCCGGAAGGCCGCTATGAGCGTAAGCAGACGCTGGCCAATGCCGAGCGCTTTGTTACACCGGAGCTGAAGGAGAAGGAAGCGCTGATCCTCGAAGCCGAGGACAAAATGACGGATATTGAGTACAGCCTCTTTACCGAGCTGCGCGACCGGATTGCCGCACAGATTCCCCGCCTGCAGGCGCTGGCCGAAAAGGTGGCGGAAATTGACGTGTACCAGTGCCTCGCCGCAGTCAGCGCCGAGCACCGGTTCGTCAAGCCGAAGCTGTCTGACGGTTACGACCTGCGGCTGGAGGGCGGACGCCATCCTGTCGTGGAGGCGGTGCTGAAGGATTCCAGCTTTATGGCTAACGGCAGTACGCTTACCAGGGATGACGGCAATATTTTGCTGATTACCGGACCGAACATGGCCGGTAAGAGCACCTACATGCGCCAGGTGGCCCTGATCTGTATACTGGCGCAGATCGGCTGCTTCGTTCCGGCATCCAGTGCGGAGGTGCCGCTGATTGACCGGATTTTTACCCGGATCGGAGCGGCGGATGACCTGATCGGCGGGCAGAGTACCTTTATGGTGGAGATGGCCGACATTCAGGTCATGACCGAAAAGGCCACCGCCCGCAGTCTGATCATCATTGACGAGCTTGGCCGGGGAACCTCGACGAGTGAAGGGATGGCTATTGCCCAGGCGGTCATTGAGTACGTGCATGATACCATTGCGTGCAAAGCGCTTGTCTCCACCCATTTCCACGAGCTGGCCCATCTGGAGCAGAGCCTTGGAGGACTGCGCAACTACTCCATGGCGGTGCAGGAGAGCGGCGACAAAGTCAACTTCCTGCGCAAGCTGGTGCCGGGAGCGGCGGACAGCAGCTATGGGATTTACTGTGCCCGGCTGGCCGGCCTGCCGGAGGGCATCATCGACCGTGCGTACGGGCTGCTGCAAAGTATTGAGCAGGCTGCGCCTCCGGGCAGTGCAGCTTTGAATTACGGCGGCAGCGCAGGCGGCGGACTGGGCAGCCAGGTGAAGGAAGCTTCGCAGCCTTCCGGAGAGCTGCACAGTGCGCAGGATACGCAGTCCACGCGGTTAGCGGAGCCTGAAGCCCAGTCTGCAGGCCATGCACATCCGGCTGCTGCTGCCTTCGGCGGCGGTTCTGCTTATGCGGAGGCTGCCGCATCACTCGCTTCCGTGGAGGAGAGTGCCGGACAGGAAGTGGTCCAGCTCTCCATCTTCGGGGAAGAGGAGCCGCGCAAAGGCCGTAAGGGCGGTGCTGACGCTGCAGCTGCCCCGGCCAAGGAGAATCCTGTCCTGAAGGAACTGGTCGCTGCCGTACAGGGCGCGGACCTGATGAACATGACGCCGCTGCAGGCGATGGGCCTGCTGAACGAGCTGAAGCAGAAGGCTAAAGGCTTGTAA
- a CDS encoding HD-GYP domain-containing protein encodes MNINNEQYLGKQLAANLFNHTGVFVLPAMTLLNSDHIRLIGQHRIILEPQDVIQVDSAAFYQIAVDDCTAAMENIFEQLRYNKSKRLPMIELRNEVIPFIQQVSEKNDFYGILAALQPKDDYTYRHNVAVGILSTMLGMWLKLRPEELGMLTIAATLHDIGKIMIPSEILTKSGSLDKEETALMRKHTTYGYEMIRDTVGTNHMQALVALQHHERMDGSGYPFGVLGHRITDFSKIVAVADVFHAMTSERFYRPAAPLYEVLRQMENDVFGKLDPYICRVFINKLMQSMLGNEVVLSDGRTGRIILILAHDPLSPLVNIGEEFLDLSRHRDLGIVRVIPQ; translated from the coding sequence ATGAACATCAACAATGAACAATATCTCGGCAAGCAGCTTGCAGCCAATCTCTTCAATCATACCGGCGTCTTTGTTCTGCCCGCAATGACACTGCTCAACAGTGACCATATCCGTCTGATCGGCCAGCATAGGATTATACTGGAGCCTCAGGATGTCATTCAGGTGGACAGTGCGGCCTTCTATCAGATTGCCGTTGATGATTGTACGGCTGCGATGGAGAATATTTTTGAACAGCTGCGTTATAACAAAAGCAAACGGTTACCGATGATTGAGCTCAGAAATGAAGTTATTCCTTTTATCCAGCAGGTTAGTGAGAAGAATGATTTCTATGGAATACTGGCTGCACTCCAGCCGAAGGACGATTATACATACAGGCACAATGTCGCGGTCGGTATTCTGTCCACAATGCTCGGCATGTGGCTTAAGCTGAGGCCGGAGGAGCTTGGGATGCTGACGATCGCCGCTACGCTGCATGACATCGGCAAAATCATGATTCCTTCGGAGATCCTGACCAAGTCCGGTTCGCTGGACAAGGAAGAAACGGCCCTGATGCGGAAGCATACTACCTACGGCTATGAGATGATCAGAGACACTGTCGGCACGAATCATATGCAGGCGCTTGTTGCGCTGCAGCATCATGAGCGGATGGACGGCAGCGGCTACCCGTTCGGCGTACTGGGGCACCGGATTACGGATTTCAGCAAAATCGTCGCGGTGGCCGATGTATTCCATGCGATGACCTCCGAGCGGTTCTACCGTCCGGCTGCGCCGTTGTATGAGGTTTTGCGGCAGATGGAGAATGATGTCTTCGGCAAGCTGGATCCTTATATCTGCAGAGTCTTCATTAATAAGCTGATGCAGTCTATGCTGGGCAATGAAGTCGTGCTGTCTGACGGCCGGACCGGCAGAATCATCCTTATCCTGGCCCATGACCCGCTGAGTCCGCTCGTGAACATCGGAGAGGAGTTTTTGGATCTCAGCAGGCACCGGGATCTGGGGATTGTACGGGTCATCCCGCAGTAA
- a CDS encoding aromatic acid exporter family protein encodes MGFRVIKTAAATLLSILLAAAVGIPNAQSAGLLAILGVETTRKRSLRTIIARFSASLVGLFMGCILFAMLGFHYWVLGLYVLFGFPLIVRSGFKEGIVTSSVIVFRVFGQAELSAHILLQQIELLAIGLGSAGLVNLIYMPQTAGVISGIRKEVDGYFSVIFKQMATTLREPSYVWDGKELIGANAAVQRGLTAATRELENHVIHPDEAWNVYFYMRKEQLESIQNMLQLLSQVYRQLPHGDMVAELFDQLSGDVLAEEYTGRTERLLEGVEQEFQRMELPSTREEFEVRSAILQVCRELALYLKIAKQHKVPVEVKPVKRMLTRRGS; translated from the coding sequence ATGGGATTCAGGGTTATCAAAACAGCGGCTGCCACGCTGCTGTCCATACTGCTCGCAGCCGCTGTGGGTATTCCAAATGCGCAAAGCGCGGGCCTGCTGGCTATTCTCGGGGTGGAAACAACGCGGAAAAGGAGCCTTCGGACCATTATCGCCCGTTTTTCCGCCTCGCTGGTAGGTCTTTTTATGGGTTGTATCTTATTTGCAATGCTTGGCTTTCATTACTGGGTTCTCGGGCTTTACGTGCTGTTCGGCTTTCCGCTGATCGTCAGATCGGGCTTCAAGGAAGGGATTGTCACCAGCTCCGTCATTGTGTTCCGCGTGTTCGGACAAGCTGAGCTCTCCGCCCATATCCTGCTGCAGCAGATTGAGCTGCTGGCCATCGGGCTCGGCTCGGCCGGGCTGGTCAATCTCATCTATATGCCGCAGACCGCCGGCGTGATCTCGGGCATCCGCAAGGAGGTGGACGGGTATTTCTCGGTCATTTTCAAGCAGATGGCGACGACGCTGCGTGAACCTTCCTATGTATGGGACGGAAAGGAGCTGATCGGGGCAAATGCTGCGGTCCAGCGCGGGCTTACAGCAGCAACCAGGGAGCTGGAGAATCATGTGATTCATCCGGACGAAGCCTGGAATGTCTACTTCTATATGCGTAAGGAGCAGCTGGAGTCCATCCAGAATATGCTGCAGCTTCTTTCCCAGGTGTACCGGCAGCTTCCGCACGGGGATATGGTAGCCGAGCTGTTCGACCAGCTGAGCGGTGATGTGCTGGCCGAAGAATATACCGGGCGCACGGAGCGGCTGCTGGAGGGCGTTGAACAGGAGTTTCAGCGGATGGAGCTTCCTTCGACACGCGAGGAATTTGAGGTCCGCTCAGCCATTTTGCAGGTATGCCGTGAGCTTGCGCTCTATCTGAAAATTGCCAAGCAGCACAAGGTTCCCGTCGAAGTCAAGCCTGTCAAGCGCATGCTGACCCGCCGCGGCAGCTGA
- a CDS encoding outer spore coat protein CotE, with product MSLSHKRQTREIITKAICGKGRKFSTATHTVTPPHHPTSILGAWIINHQYEAVAAGNGIEVIGTYDVNIWYSYDKNKQTEVAKETVSYVELIPLSYLDPRHRASTVEVSAEATQEPNCVEAGVSPGGGSVTLRVEREFEAELVAETKVRVYVSDQADDLEDKDYDFEGESFDYDDLDPDALDDEL from the coding sequence ATGTCATTAAGCCATAAACGTCAAACAAGGGAGATCATTACGAAGGCAATTTGCGGCAAAGGTCGTAAGTTCTCTACCGCAACCCATACCGTAACTCCGCCACATCATCCGACTAGTATCCTGGGGGCTTGGATTATTAACCACCAGTACGAAGCGGTTGCAGCCGGAAACGGAATTGAAGTAATCGGTACTTACGATGTGAACATCTGGTACTCGTATGACAAGAACAAGCAGACTGAGGTAGCCAAAGAAACGGTCTCCTACGTTGAGCTTATCCCGCTGTCATACCTGGACCCGAGACACCGTGCTTCCACGGTTGAGGTCTCTGCGGAGGCAACGCAGGAGCCGAACTGTGTGGAAGCAGGAGTATCGCCGGGCGGCGGGAGTGTAACTCTCCGTGTGGAGCGCGAGTTTGAGGCGGAACTGGTGGCTGAGACCAAGGTCCGCGTGTATGTCAGCGATCAGGCCGACGATCTGGAAGACAAGGATTATGACTTCGAAGGGGAAAGCTTCGACTATGATGATCTGGACCCTGACGCCCTGGACGATGAGCTGTAA
- a CDS encoding putative amidoligase domain-containing protein has translation MNEGLSVFVSLTLQQREARLRRCGLEPAMTPSGRAQLELPGISTAVVNPIHTGYSRQTGRIHRQQYIVSVFNLQVVDIQTLGTGQAMRQKAGIHQPGARAVINGRDGGSGGRLAAGGSSGGVPGGVQGAGSQTVINGRDGGNEDWLAEGGSGGVPLNEYNRRGTAGQLREIAVRALYNLGLDSGEVRLTALGGRQFAVEDVIPLTHADAGKWPTAYQAASQALSTALAAEQPGRTGLLMGMDPEFLLLRESTGRVVPASRYLPLDGAAGCDAGPPGTRGTFPVAELRPAPRGEPRALLAQLMSAARTADRLIADRELRWRAGGMPLPGWALGGHLHFSGVTLTAPLLRALDNYLALPLMLLEDAGAAARRPRYGVLGDFRIQPHGGFEYRTLPSFLVSPVIARGAVFLAHLIVSRYEDLALRPLDREELHAAYYSGDKTPLRAAFTPLQAQLRGLPGYAQAARYIEPLLGYIAAERTWDESRDIRGLWRTQEAAPAASIEVQTPTHPLT, from the coding sequence GTGAATGAAGGACTGAGCGTGTTTGTCAGCTTAACACTGCAGCAGCGGGAAGCCAGATTGCGGCGCTGCGGCCTGGAGCCCGCGATGACTCCTTCCGGCCGGGCACAGCTGGAGCTGCCGGGGATTTCTACAGCAGTAGTAAACCCCATACATACAGGTTACTCAAGGCAAACAGGCAGAATCCACAGACAGCAATATATTGTCAGTGTATTCAACCTGCAAGTGGTAGACATTCAGACGCTGGGAACGGGACAGGCTATGCGGCAGAAAGCGGGTATCCATCAGCCGGGAGCCCGGGCGGTGATTAACGGAAGAGATGGCGGGAGCGGGGGAAGGCTGGCGGCTGGTGGTAGCAGCGGGGGAGTGCCGGGAGGTGTGCAGGGTGCGGGCAGTCAGACGGTAATTAACGGAAGAGATGGCGGGAACGAGGACTGGTTGGCGGAGGGCGGTAGCGGGGGAGTGCCGCTTAACGAGTACAATCGCCGCGGGACGGCCGGGCAGCTGCGGGAAATTGCGGTGCGTGCATTGTATAACTTGGGGCTGGATAGCGGAGAGGTGCGCCTGACCGCACTTGGCGGCAGGCAATTTGCTGTTGAGGATGTCATTCCGCTTACTCATGCAGACGCAGGGAAATGGCCGACTGCATATCAGGCGGCTTCGCAGGCGCTGAGCACTGCGCTTGCCGCTGAGCAGCCCGGTCGTACAGGGCTGCTCATGGGCATGGACCCGGAGTTTCTTCTGCTCCGGGAATCCACCGGCCGCGTCGTGCCCGCGTCGCGGTACCTGCCCCTGGACGGCGCCGCTGGCTGCGACGCCGGACCACCGGGAACGCGCGGCACGTTCCCGGTCGCCGAGCTGCGCCCTGCACCGCGCGGGGAACCGCGCGCGCTGCTGGCGCAGCTGATGTCCGCCGCGCGCACGGCGGACCGGCTCATCGCCGACCGCGAGCTCCGCTGGCGGGCGGGCGGCATGCCGCTGCCGGGCTGGGCCCTCGGCGGCCACCTGCACTTCAGCGGCGTGACGCTGACGGCGCCGCTGCTGCGGGCGCTCGACAACTACCTCGCGCTGCCGCTGATGCTGCTGGAGGACGCCGGGGCTGCCGCGCGGCGTCCGCGTTACGGGGTGCTCGGCGATTTCCGGATTCAGCCGCATGGCGGCTTTGAATACCGGACCCTGCCGAGCTTCCTGGTCTCCCCGGTCATCGCCAGAGGCGCGGTCTTCCTGGCTCACCTGATCGTGAGCCGCTACGAAGACCTGGCGCTTCGCCCGCTCGACCGGGAGGAACTGCACGCCGCCTATTACAGCGGCGACAAAACCCCGCTGCGCGCAGCATTCACCCCGCTGCAGGCGCAGCTAAGGGGGCTGCCCGGCTATGCGCAGGCAGCCCGCTATATCGAACCGCTCCTAGGCTACATAGCCGCGGAGCGGACCTGGGATGAGTCGCGCGACATTCGCGGACTGTGGCGGACACAGGAAGCTGCTCCAGCAGCTTCTATCGAGGTACAAACTCCCACGCACCCTCTCACTTAA
- a CDS encoding ABC transporter permease, translating to MNGLNEMPDSRGEWLQQKHLDYKKQKRRWGSRVMAVRASLLVLFFLFWEAGVRLGWIDELLFSYPTKVFRQIWKDMASGSLWPHLGMTVGETAVGFVLGTLLGTLLAVIIWWSPFLSAVLDPYMVVFNSMPKVALGPIFIVMFGAGFTAIVITTLSITVIITTLVVYNSFCSVDPNLVKVVRSFGASRVQEFNKVILPASFPAIVSTLKVNVGMSWVGVIVGEFLVAKSGLGYLIIYGFQVFNFTLVMSSLLIIAAVATAMYQLVVYVEKLLLSRL from the coding sequence ATGAACGGGCTTAACGAAATGCCGGATTCCCGCGGAGAGTGGCTGCAGCAGAAGCATCTGGATTACAAGAAGCAAAAGCGCCGCTGGGGCAGCCGTGTTATGGCCGTGCGGGCCAGTCTGCTGGTGCTGTTCTTCTTGTTCTGGGAGGCCGGTGTCAGGCTGGGCTGGATCGATGAGCTGCTGTTCAGCTATCCGACGAAGGTATTCCGTCAAATCTGGAAGGACATGGCCAGCGGCAGCCTGTGGCCCCATCTCGGGATGACAGTCGGGGAAACGGCGGTCGGCTTTGTGCTCGGCACACTGCTCGGCACGCTGCTTGCGGTCATCATCTGGTGGTCGCCATTTTTATCAGCGGTGCTTGATCCGTATATGGTTGTGTTCAACAGCATGCCCAAGGTCGCGCTCGGCCCGATTTTTATCGTGATGTTTGGAGCAGGCTTCACAGCCATTGTTATTACTACCTTATCCATCACTGTCATTATCACTACACTGGTTGTCTATAACAGCTTCTGCAGCGTTGATCCCAATCTGGTCAAGGTGGTCCGGTCCTTTGGGGCCTCGCGGGTGCAGGAGTTCAATAAAGTCATTCTGCCTGCCTCTTTTCCGGCAATTGTCTCAACCCTGAAGGTAAATGTCGGGATGTCGTGGGTCGGGGTCATCGTCGGTGAGTTTCTGGTGGCAAAATCGGGACTCGGCTATCTGATCATTTACGGCTTTCAGGTGTTCAATTTTACACTGGTGATGTCCAGCCTGCTCATTATTGCTGCAGTCGCGACGGCGATGTATCAGCTCGTTGTCTACGTGGAAAAGCTGCTTTTGTCGCGGCTTTGA
- a CDS encoding GNAT family N-acetyltransferase, translating to MIRRLYEADRERVMELAGRNPSINLFIIGDVENFGFEQEFMELWGECESPDGPLKAVLLRFYGSYLPYADGAFDAEGLAELIRKNSEAEMISGDAGVVEAFKGRVPVREEKQMLFAELKELNERITSAAALPLVFKKATVDDVEAVCTLTDQIEEFAGSTENSRKSLRTALESGTGRTFFVEQDGQVIAVASTTAENSLSAMIVGVATHPGYRGRGLASNVMARLCSELLAEGKSLCLFYDNPQAGLIYKKLGFQTIGSWAMLYIDKQQG from the coding sequence ATGATACGCAGACTGTATGAGGCAGACCGGGAACGGGTGATGGAGCTGGCAGGCCGTAACCCGTCGATCAATCTGTTTATAATCGGGGACGTGGAAAATTTCGGCTTCGAGCAGGAGTTTATGGAGCTGTGGGGCGAATGCGAATCTCCGGACGGTCCGTTAAAAGCAGTATTGCTGCGCTTTTACGGCAGTTACCTGCCTTATGCGGACGGCGCATTTGATGCAGAGGGTCTGGCGGAGCTGATACGCAAAAACAGTGAGGCTGAGATGATTTCGGGCGATGCCGGGGTTGTTGAGGCTTTTAAAGGAAGGGTTCCGGTCCGTGAGGAAAAGCAGATGCTTTTCGCCGAGCTGAAGGAGCTGAATGAGAGAATTACTTCTGCAGCCGCTCTGCCGCTTGTGTTTAAAAAAGCAACCGTGGATGATGTCGAAGCCGTCTGCACACTCACTGACCAGATCGAGGAATTTGCCGGCAGCACTGAGAATTCGCGGAAAAGCCTGCGGACAGCGCTGGAAAGCGGCACCGGCCGTACCTTTTTTGTTGAGCAGGACGGTCAGGTGATCGCTGTGGCTTCAACCACCGCTGAAAACTCCCTGTCGGCCATGATTGTAGGTGTAGCAACCCATCCGGGCTACCGGGGCCGGGGGCTGGCGAGTAATGTAATGGCACGGCTGTGCTCTGAGCTGCTGGCTGAGGGCAAATCCCTTTGCCTGTTCTACGACAACCCCCAGGCCGGTCTGATCTACAAAAAGCTTGGCTTCCAGACAATCGGCTCCTGGGCGATGCTCTATATCGATAAGCAGCAAGGTTAA
- a CDS encoding ABC transporter ATP-binding protein — protein sequence MLPVVQLKGVTHAYLGDREASLAIEDLSLEVGQGEFVSLVGPSGCGKTTLLSIIAGLVRPSLGEVTVSGRTIEGPSSEVGYMLQQDYLFPWRTILDNALLGLELTGNLTPESKQKTLDLLADMGLAGKEQAYPAQLSGGMRQRVALVRTLATDPGLLLLDEPFSALDYQIKLQLEDLVSETLRRRGTTAVLVTHDLSEAIAVSSRVILLQRNPGRIRKIFEVPEEIRSTPPLYARDLPGFAELFHEVWKEMELAGKEGQ from the coding sequence ATGCTGCCAGTTGTGCAACTGAAGGGCGTGACGCACGCCTACCTGGGGGACCGGGAGGCTTCTCTTGCCATCGAGGACTTAAGCCTGGAGGTGGGGCAGGGTGAATTTGTCAGCCTGGTCGGACCAAGCGGCTGCGGCAAGACAACGCTGCTCTCAATCATTGCCGGGCTGGTGCGGCCATCGCTCGGTGAGGTGACAGTGAGCGGGCGGACCATTGAGGGGCCGTCCTCCGAAGTGGGTTACATGCTCCAGCAGGATTATCTCTTTCCGTGGCGCACCATTCTGGACAATGCATTGCTCGGACTGGAGCTGACCGGAAATTTGACCCCGGAGTCGAAGCAAAAGACGCTGGACCTGCTGGCGGATATGGGGCTGGCCGGCAAAGAACAGGCTTATCCGGCCCAGCTGTCAGGCGGTATGCGCCAGCGGGTGGCACTGGTGCGCACACTCGCGACAGATCCCGGGCTGCTGCTGCTGGATGAGCCGTTCTCCGCGCTGGATTATCAGATCAAGCTGCAGCTGGAGGACCTGGTATCGGAGACACTGCGCCGGCGCGGGACTACAGCGGTGCTGGTGACCCATGATTTGTCCGAAGCGATTGCCGTCAGCAGCAGGGTCATCCTGCTGCAGCGTAACCCCGGCCGGATCCGCAAAATATTTGAGGTGCCGGAGGAAATCCGCAGCACGCCTCCGCTGTATGCGCGCGACCTGCCGGGCTTTGCGGAGCTTTTTCATGAAGTGTGGAAGGAAATGGAGCTGGCAGGAAAGGAGGGACAGTGA